The Mangifera indica cultivar Alphonso chromosome 12, CATAS_Mindica_2.1, whole genome shotgun sequence DNA window CAGCTGACTCTTTTGTAACTGGAGATATAATACCAACACTCAATAATAATTCTTGCATATCTTCTTTAGAACCAACTTCCTCTTCATTTGCTGAACCTGTATGTGAATTCGAGCCAGACAAAAGTTTCTGCCTCATCTTCTCTGCTAACATCACCATCTCTTTAGCTTTACTCTGTAAATCCAAGACAGTTCTTTGAGCTCAAGCCATATAAACTAAACAATAACAATGGCTAAACAAACTTAAGTGAACCCATAAAGAGTCCAACAGAAGCACAATCAAAGACACAAGCAAACTACTGCAAAccacttttatcattttttattttacactAATTTTTAGAATTGTGTAGGACAACcgtttttaataacttttagaGTCAGTTCTCAAAATCCATTGCAATAAAATATCTTACATCCCCtgttttcaaaatgaaaaattctgTTCCTAAACCAAACAGACCGTCAATTTTTACAAAAACTTCTCAAAACATAAcacacaataataaaaaaaatctccagTCCAAACCACACCACATGCAATGGAAGGAAACGCAGTTTCTTATAAACTTGATCATTCAAAACTTCCAAGAACAATCAATCCCTAAACATGCGATTTCAAAACAAACACTACATAAAAACGTATTatcaaatttgaatgaaaacaaaaacaataaatttaataccatGAGAGCATTTAAGTCATGAAATGCTTCTTGCATGCTCTTGTCAGTACTCTCCCACTTCTCCTGCTCCCTCCTCAATATGCCAGCCACTCCCACCATTCTCACCGACCCATCACTCCCATACAACCCAGTTGGACCCAAACCGGAATTCGAACTTGAACTCAAACCCGACCCAGTCCCGCCCACATTCTCACTGGTCACCTCCCACGCTTTCCCCCTCCAACACTCCCACAGCTTTGCCACAAACACCTCCCAGTCGCCCTTACCCCTCACAACAGCCGTCACCACCACAGACTTCGGACCCCGACCAGATTCAGCGACCCGATTGTCGCTAGTGACGGAGACTTGGAAGCGGAAGCGCGGGGAGTGGAAGACTGACTTGATGGATCTTTTGGAGGCGAGGATGTGGGTGATGCTGGAGAGCGGGAcggcggcggcggcggtggAGGTGGCGGAGGATGAGAGCCAGAGAAGGCGGTGGGTGGTGAGGATTAAAAGGCCAGATTTTAAAGGATAAAAGAAATTGGGATTGGTGGTATCGTCGGGTTCGAGGTCGACGTTGGAGAGGAGATTGCATTCTACTTCGTTCTGAAGGAGAACCGGGCGACCGCTGCTGGTGACGGAGGCTGACGGAAAGAAGTTATTGGTGCTTCccattgaaaatgaaattggaaCTGAGATTGAGATGGATTGATCAAACGTTGTTCTGATAGCTTTGGTGAACGCCAGAGATGAAGAAGACGAGTGGGTCTTAACTGTAATTTGGCAAAGCTACAGGAGTAGAAGTGAGATAGAGGGCGTGAAACGACAGCGTTGGCTACTTTTTCAAACCTTAATTCATGGGTTTAGACACGATAATGGGCTGCATTGGGTAGAATCCGGAGTAGTCCGCCGTGCAGTTGGACTGTATCGTGTCATGATCCGTCAACCAGTAAGTTTTGCGGTTCATGTTAATTCACAACGATGATCAAACTCGAGGCACGATCTACGATCTCCATCTTCAAAGGCTCTAAGGTTTACAAAACTCACGGATCATGTCAAAATTGATAGGATTGGGCCGTGTCGTGGGCTAGCCCGGCCCTTTGACAGTTACGTGTATGTTGGTTTGACCTTTGAAGTGGTGAAATTTGCCGCTTACCGATAATATGCATAATAAAACGGGTTTGTTATTCGTGCTTAGAAGACTAAAATACCGTAGATGTCGTAGTAGACTTGAAAACTTATACGAAATACATAAATTTGCacgacaataaaaaataaaaggatattATAGCTTCACACTTTATTCTTCATCAACTACGATCTCTATCATACATTgtcaagacaaaaaaaaaaagttgatcgATGTTTACAATGCTTTTGAAATGACATACATGACACATCACATCGTGAAACGTGGAATTTaagtgtttttcaatttttaagaaaagatTTTGATCATTAAATTGAGTGGGTAGCCCGATTTGGTGAGTGAGGCTTGTAAATAATTCATGTAATTAATGATGTTATggaaaaagtttattttctttgaagaGAGTTTTGCGTATCACGTTTTGAAAACTTGTAACACACTTATGgtcatatcattattttttaggccaaaggactacttCCCATTCAAGCATgctgattttttaaagttttttttattaattttaaaaatcttatttatctattcatgattatttaaatctattaatttttagcataaaatcattattttatatttaatattaaaaataaatttaaatataattttattctcctccctccctaaatttaaaaaactaacttttctctcctcaactaagtttgaaaaaatcacattttccccttagggtttagtttcaatatctcGTCACACTCTCTAACATCATCAtcggtcgtctctccctcctgatgGTTCCTCTTCCTCTGATGGCCTGCCTTAACACCATCCCAACCCATCCGACATCTAGAGACATTGTCTAgaaagatgatttctcttctcagACAACGTCTCTAGATGTAGGATGGGTTGTGATGGTGTTAAAGTAGGCTGTCAGAAGAAGGGGAACCGTCGAGAGAGAGAAACAATCAACGATAATGCTAGAGAGTGTGACGAGATATTGAAACTAAATCCTaaagggaaaatgtgattttttcaaacttggtctgaggaagaaaatgttagtttttaaacttttagaagggaaaatgagataaatttttcagaggttagagtttcattaattttaaccggtCATAGGTAggtaaataagaattttaaaattaataggagAACTTTGGGTGGGCAgcagtcctttggcctattttttattcaaattttagtttagtttcaaaaatatatttacgataatttaaaaatttaaacactaatatattattaaactttcgttaaaatagttattaaatataagagtaaaagtgttattttaataatattattaaaatatatattattttatcttattttatctctctatattttaaaaattaacattttatctcaAACCTCAATTTCggaaaatcattttttcttctaaatctaTAGGTTTTTCTTTACCTCTTCGGTTATCaatgattataaattttcaacCTAAACTCAGTCATCCAAAGATGCCTTGAAAGGACGAAACTTCATCATTTAAATATAGACGATAAAATATTGTCCAAACAAAGTTTTAACTAGATTTCAATAAAGGGTCATCATTTGTTAGAGAAAGCGGCAAATTTTGGGATATCAAATCTTAGGAAGAacaagtgaattttttaaactttaatttttaaaaaaattgttaatttaaaaaatatatatataattttaatattattaatttatcctttttagacataattataattgttttttaatattttgcacATGGAGAGGATCCATATTTAAGTCaccacataaataaataaataaataaatatatatatatatatatatatatatatatatatatatatatatatatatatataaaatattattggctACACTGTCTTGAATAGAAGTATaactacttttttattttatataccatagaaaacatgtttaatatattttgttgatGGGTACTTATGGCTGCAACTGAGCCTACTTGAAAAGGGTatcatttgattcaaatttgtacAGCTTGTGTTTaagcaaatattcaaacttgTTAATCGAGAAGCtcttggtttgagtttgaaataagaaataatgaCTCAAGCGCGATTCGTTAAATTACAattcaattatgtaaattatatttttattaattactctttaatatttaaaattaaaaattaaaatataaatgtaaaattttaaatttttaaaaatttgataatattatatatgggTCATGAGTTTACAAACTCaccaaattaaataacaataaacttaaattaaaattcgatttgataatattcaattcaaattatgagCAACTTGAAAGCTACTCGACTCGTTCACAACTCCAGTGccattatatttaaattaaatttggataaaaatgaTGGTATTATGCACAGTGATCTATGATTTTTTTATGTCCTATTACATATggcaaataattcaaattaaatattataatttaatcatttgattaagtaatttattttttaattatttacttaaataaaataatgtttgatttaagtaagattttatataagagatatatattattttgtataaattaaaataaaattatatgtataaataaattataaaacttatatGTATAAACTGAAGTGACTACTTATGATTTTGTGATGCAATagttactttttcttttatgttaaaatcaccaaatcaaataatgtcattatattttatataaataaatttatataatttatttgtatttataatattacttataaattattattatgtttgataaatttaaaatatgtaaataattatagttttttattaacattaataaaaaaaatattgagttattattttatttaaatctccttaaaaactaataattataaattaatgttatatttgattaaattaacatgttttatattaaaatatttgtttgtatattttttgaactattatctatattagtaatatattgtaattttttatgttgtaataatcaaattaattaattatttttgtaaagtatcatcttaatattaatatatattttttaatattatgcattttatttgttattttaattggacataaatatataatttatattttaataagtaaatatatataaaataaaattaatattatattaattctgaatacaataatatttttttacttaataaaacaaataaaagcaGTAAAATTTATTGTTCTTAATCTTTAGCTattgtattaaatattttattattaaaaaaatgtgtcaATAACGATATGCTTTGCATATGGGCATTTGCAAAATTATGAAAACTTTTCTAGAAATCCAAACAAGTcaacttttaatatattcaagtataatataatttaataataataataataataatgaataggTTCTAGAATCACCAAATAACTATTGTCCATCCTAACTTTGATGAATTAAATTATTgctctttaaatttgaaaaatctagtTCAACACCTATATCtaaaatttgttgttaaattttgttatgttttttaaattgttaaaaaggtaaaaataatatttatctttattggaACTAAATAACAGTTTatcatctaaaaatttataactttttattcaCTCTtcattaataattacaaaaactaaaaatgaataTCTTAATTATTAGACATGACTTAGGTCTAataagagtttgatttgattggtGGTACCGATAATTAAATTGGGTTCAAATTTCATCAATTGAAAAATGAGGGGTTAAATGAGAAAAGACagggaaaattataataaatttgaaggttgagattgaaataaattagtttGATAACTATTGTTGGTGCCTTTGACACTTGACATATGTGTAGCGGTGACTAGGGCTAACTATCTCTTTAGACAAACACCACAAAAGCAATGTTGATGGGGAGCTAGAGAATCTATAAGTGGTAGCTTCCAATATGAGTGTGTGAATCACGATTTAGAAGTTAGGTGGGGTGTTGGTTATTCGTATTAGAACTTAGAGGCTCACACAAGTGACAGTGAGACATTGACAACTTTTTTTCATCTCGATTTCACGTGACAATGAGACCAAACTTCTCTGCTTGATTGAATTAAGTATATTTAacttaacaataattaaatattatcaaattcatgcaacaaaaaaattaaattttttttgggtaaaatgaCTTTTCTACCCTCCTATGTAATgattttcattaatgaaaatgaataataagTGGATAAATGgttttttcaaacataaaaggGTGGGAAAGTGACATTTCATGAAagttttgggtgggaaataaacctataatattttaacaaactttcctactttttaaagttatggGTGAGTTAGTCAATGACAAATTTAATGGgttcttcattatttttaactatcaGGGAAAAGATTTTAATGAAATCCTTGACCCTCTTATGTTTTTCTCATTAAATGAAATTAACTagttttttttagaaatttcgaatgataattgagaatcaaattaaaaaaaaaaaaaaaggatattcTCACCATTATAAAAAGGTGTTGGTTCTAAAGTGCccctaataaaattttgaagaaacacaggaaaaattttgttatcataAGTAGACCTTGACATAGAATTAGACCTTAATCATTTAAGCTttgtcaaattataaattaccTTTGGCAGTGATCAATGAAAAACTAGCTACAATTGATGGTTGTGATCGCATCCGAAAAGGTGTAATTCAAGGGGCTAGAATAATAgctaaactataattttattagttggaatgattagatttatattttaagtatatagatgatatattattatataattatatattattttatttttaattaaaaattatttaattatataataatatattat harbors:
- the LOC123193616 gene encoding vacuolar protein sorting-associated protein 36; translated protein: MGSTNNFFPSASVTSSGRPVLLQNEVECNLLSNVDLEPDDTTNPNFFYPLKSGLLILTTHRLLWLSSSATSTAAAAVPLSSITHILASKRSIKSVFHSPRFRFQVSVTSDNRVAESGRGPKSVVVTAVVRGKGDWEVFVAKLWECWRGKAWEVTSENVGGTGSGLSSSSNSGLGPTGLYGSDGSVRMVGVAGILRREQEKWESTDKSMQEAFHDLNALMSKAKEMVMLAEKMRQKLLSGSNSHTGSANEEEVGSKEDMQELLLSVGIISPVTKESAGALYHQQLSRQLADFVKIPLERAGGMINLIDIYCLFNRARGTALISPDDLLQACSLWEKFDVPVMLRKFDSGVMVIQNKSHSDEEVFARIKALVTKPEALRTGISASDAAMTLGIAPAMAKEHLLTAESRGLLCRDISPDGFRFYFNLFPEIVLDDLYLVKEHGIYSTWVKSAAVSG